In the genome of Sebastes umbrosus isolate fSebUmb1 chromosome 14, fSebUmb1.pri, whole genome shotgun sequence, one region contains:
- the LOC119501353 gene encoding myocardin-related transcription factor A-like isoform X1 — protein sequence METTFGERPNAGAFIPIPEAVANELQELSLQPAPNLLPVTERKDVLQLKLQQRRSREELVNQGIMPPLKSSAAFHEQRRSLERARTEDYLKRKIRARPERSELIRMHILEETSAEPSLQAKQMQLKRARIADDLNDKISHRPGPMELIHKNILPVHSSIKQAIIETRFPKPSGGNSSCDEDSSYSLSPEQPVSQESPLGLLPLPSPTETLAGSSIPSPTQVSPPAPSLPPISGSSPSFKLTNGTAASSAQRTGATSHIKSQPKPNSAQRHKKPKDNKPKIKKLKYHQYIPPDQKGDKEPPPHLDSSYAKILQQQQLFLQLQILSQQQQHYNYHAILPAPPKPQTDQQPSSSSNSTSTSSPPRPVAAPSTAPSNQGGHCRQSSAPFRGIRPASLPPNLDEMKVAELKCELKLRSLPVSGTKNDLIERLRSYQELNGGSDSTSSLTAGGTTGPGAEAAGKYSRTAATTTTTTINNNNNTSQFQFQYHQISSLTVDAGSSAATPQQLMTRCSGTVTPPTNSLSHSDRSPGTMSPEDTSFNSDPLEEMMSSPLAPVSHLPCSAAQLATSIKEESKCSTPAPCQFSLKPAALQKHCLVSSAALAATTTALVATMDKDRMLQEKDKQIEELTRMLRQKQRLVEVLRMQLEHGSRGGPEPLVLVRVKQEPPDKPSVPLSCAHPPFPPPPSAVSCDMDVIKVTVKQEAIEEEEVACETTMQLPETHRLPQSSTQTWEVQELQIEPEQMSIQTKQQQQQHVRLQQSALQLAQQQAIQKLLQQHNIQNQQQMIQNRGQTSESLQKLSQQRKKKSHKQQLKQLQQQQQQQLLQSQQSKQHQQQMQLKQQILLKQQKSFLQQQQNKQLQQIQIQTKIHLKQQQVLIQQKQQAQQQPQQVSQASFSQQSGPLDLLKSDSTPTLVTDSNGNHFLVALTNHITENQRNDAPGNKAINQIALQRVQSAPANLSGHNPVQLPKADSQTKQSMHVEFLKQETKNGEPQQDVALCLSAPPSLQPFFNDQEAAPSGNNTSPPSSQTELCPSLDVLFSPLSPASIKTAASSPDNKDTEHEDDFIDIILQTGEMSTTFKPAPDPSLEHLHPHSSASSSPPPSPLQLLLSPPIPPSCDTPQSASSVQSELLSDTLEEEKLHLGSAGSGRLEDFLESTTGKPLLGVEPGCLLTLIDDLHSQMLCTPSILDHPSSPMDTFDVATEGERGLDGMDWLDFTMGGERGEETPTLCPQTPPSVFSTDFLDSCDLQVHWDSCL from the exons CCCTGAAAAGTTCAGCTGCCTTCCACGAACAGAGACGGAGCTTGGAACGAGCACGG aCTGAGGACTACCTCAAGAGGAAGATCAGGGCTCGACCGGAGCGCTCTGAACTGATCAGGATGCACATCCTGGAGG AGACGTCAGCAGAGCCGTCACTTCAGGCCAAGCAGATGCAGCTGAAGAGAGCTCGCATCGCCGATGATTTGAACGATAAGATCTCCCACCGGCCGGGCCCCATGGAGCTGATCCACAAAAACATCCTGCCTGTTCACTCCAGCATTAAACAGGCCATCATAG AGACACGGTTTCCAAAGCCTTCGGGTGGTAACTCATCGTGTGATGAGGACAGCAGTTACAGTCTGTCTCCAGAGCAGCCCGTGAGCCAGGAGTCTCCTCTGGGCCTGTTACCTCTGCCCTCTCCAACAGAGACGCTGGCTGGGAGCAGCATCCCGTCTCCTACACAG gtctctcctcctgctccgtctcttccACCAATCTCTGGATCCTCCCCCTCATTCAAGCTGACCAATGGGACGGCAGCATCATCTGCCCAGAGGACAGGGGCGACTTCACATATCAAG TCCCAGCCTAAACCAAACTCTGCACAGAGAcacaagaaacccaaggacaaCAAGCCAAAG attaaaaagttaaagtacCATCAGTACATCCCTCCTGACCAGAAGGGAGATAAAGAGCCTCCGCCCCATCTGGACTCATCTTATGCCAAaatcctccagcagcagcagctcttcttGCAGCTCCAGATCctcagtcagcagcagcagcactataACTACCACGCCATCCTGCCTGCACCACCCAA ACCTCAGACAGATCAGCAGCCATCTTCCTCCTCCAATTCCACGTCTACCTCCTCCCCACCTCGACCCGTCGCCGCCCCGTCAACAGCCCCCTCTAACCAGGGCGGTCACTGCCGTCAGAGTTCTGCTCCTTTCCGTGGGATTAGACCAGCGTCTCTACCTCCGAACCTGGATGAGATGAAG GTCGCGGAGCTGAAGTGCGAGTTGAAGCTGCGCAGCTTGCCAGTCTCCGGCACCAAAAACGACCTCATTGAGAGGCTGAGGAGCTACCAAGAGCTGAATGGAGGCAGCGACAGTACCTCCTCTCTAACAGCAGGGGGTACCACAGGGCCAGGGGCTGAAGCAGCAGGAAAATACTCCAGAACtgctgccaccaccaccaccaccaccatcaacaacaacaacaacacatcacagtttcagtttcagtacCATCAGATATCTTCTCTGACCG TTGATGCAGGCAGCAGTGCAGCCACTCCTCAGCAGCTCATGACCCGTTGTAGTGGCACCGTCACCCCCCCAACTAACTCGCTCTCCCACTCTGACCGCTCGCCAGGCACCATGAGCCCAGAAGATACCAGCTTTAACAGCGACCCCTTGGAAGAGATG ATGAGTTCACCTCTCGCCCCGGTGAGCCATCTGCCGTGTTCAGCTGCTCAGCTTGCAACCAGCATCAAAGAGGAGTCGAAGTGTTCCACCCCGGCACCTTGTCAGTTCTCTTTAAAGCCGGCCGCTCTGCAGAAACATTGCCTGGTCTCATCAGCTGCCCTCGCGGCTACAACAACAGCTCTGGTAGCGACTATGGACAAAGACAGGATGCTGCAGGAGAAAGACAAGCAGATCGAGGAGCTGACCAGGATGCTGAGGCAGAAACAGAGGCTGGTGGAGGTGCTGAGGATGCAGCTGGAGCACGGGAGCAGAGGAGGACCAGAGCCGCTGGTTCTTGTGAGAGTCAAACAAGAACCTCCCGATAAGCCCAGCGTCCCTCTCTCATGTGCTCATCCGCCATTCCCCCCTCCGCCATCGGCCGTTTCATGTGACATGGATGTTATCAAGGTAACTGTCAAACAGGAAGCCATCGAGGAAGAGGAAGTAGCGTGTGAGACGACTATGCAGTTACCAGAAACTCACCGATTACCGCAGTCTTCGACCCAAACTTGGGAGGTGCAGGAGCTCCAAATCGAGCCAGAGCAGATGAGcatacagacaaaacaacaacaacaacagcatgtcCGTCTGCAGCAAAGCGCTCTGCAGCTGGCCCAACAGCAGGCCATACAGAAACTTTTGCAACAGCACAACATTCAGAACCAGCAGCAGATGATTCAGAACCGCGGTCAGACGTCGGAGAGCCTGCAGAAGCTTTCtcagcagaggaagaagaagtctcacaaacagcagctcaagcagctccagcagcagcagcagcagcagctgttgcaGTCACAACAGTCAAAACAACACCAGCAGCAGATGCAGCTGAAGCAACAGATTCTACTGAAGCAGCAAAAGTCgtttttacagcagcagcagaataaaCAACTGCAGCAAATCCAGATACAGACCAAGATACACCTGAAGCAGCAACAGGTGCTGATTCAGCAGAAACAACAGGCGCAACAGCAGCCGCAACAG GTGTCTCAAGCGTCCTTCAGCCAGCAGTCAGGCCCACTGGATCTCCTCAAGAGCGACTCCACCCCGACTCTGGTCACCGACAGCAACGGCAACCACTTCCTCGTTGCACTGACCAATCACATCACAGAGAACCAAAGAAATGATGCACCTGGGAACAAAGCAATAAATCAAATCGCGCTACAG CGAGTACAGTCTGCTCCAGCCAATCTCTCCGGCCACAACCCTGTTCAGCTGCCTAAAGCTGACAGTCAAACAAAGCAGAGCATGCACGTGGAATTTTTGAAGCAAGAGACAAAG AACGGGGAGCCTCAGCAggatgttgctctgtgtttgtCAGCACCTCCCAGTCTGCAGCCTTTCTTCAATGACCAGGAGGCCGCCCCCTCAGGGAACAACACCTCACCACCTTCCTCTCAAACT gagtTGTGTCCTAGTCTGGATGTCTTGTTTAGTCCTCTGTCTCCGGCTTCCATTAAGACCGCTGCCTCATCGCCTGATAACAAA gaTACAGAGCATGAAGATGATTTTATTGACATCATTCTGCAGACAGGAG AAATGTCGACCACCTTTAAACCAGCACCAGACCCTTCTCTGGAACACCTACACCCAcactcctccgcctcctcttctcctcctccctccccactCCAGCTGCTGCTATCTCCCCCCATCCCGCCCAGCTGCGACACCCCGCAGTCGGCCTCCTCGGTGCAGTCCGAGCTTCTGTCCGACACCTTAGAAGAAGAGAAACTACACCTCGGTAGCGCCGGGAGCGGACGCCTGGAAGACTTCCTTGAAAGCACCACGGGTAAGCCTCTCCTGGGGGTGGAGCCCGGTTGCCTGTTGACTCTGATTGATGACCTCCACAGTCAAATGCTGTGCACCCCCAGCATCCTGGACCATCCGTCGTCTCCCATGGATACCTTCGACGTGGCGACGGAGGGGGAGCGAGGGCTGGACGGTATGGATTGGTTGGACTTCACcatgggaggagagaggggagaggaaacCCCCACACTGTGCCCCCAGACACCCCCTAGTGTCTTTTCCACGGACTTCCTGGACAGCTGTGACCTGCAGGTACACTGGGACTCCTGCCTATAG
- the LOC119501353 gene encoding myocardin-related transcription factor A-like isoform X2 produces MLEHLPRVRIDPAPLRPPPIVRNMDERALRFELERQACQSLRQVLQLKLQQRRSREELVNQGIMPPLKSSAAFHEQRRSLERARTEDYLKRKIRARPERSELIRMHILEETSAEPSLQAKQMQLKRARIADDLNDKISHRPGPMELIHKNILPVHSSIKQAIIETRFPKPSGGNSSCDEDSSYSLSPEQPVSQESPLGLLPLPSPTETLAGSSIPSPTQVSPPAPSLPPISGSSPSFKLTNGTAASSAQRTGATSHIKSQPKPNSAQRHKKPKDNKPKIKKLKYHQYIPPDQKGDKEPPPHLDSSYAKILQQQQLFLQLQILSQQQQHYNYHAILPAPPKPQTDQQPSSSSNSTSTSSPPRPVAAPSTAPSNQGGHCRQSSAPFRGIRPASLPPNLDEMKVAELKCELKLRSLPVSGTKNDLIERLRSYQELNGGSDSTSSLTAGGTTGPGAEAAGKYSRTAATTTTTTINNNNNTSQFQFQYHQISSLTVDAGSSAATPQQLMTRCSGTVTPPTNSLSHSDRSPGTMSPEDTSFNSDPLEEMMSSPLAPVSHLPCSAAQLATSIKEESKCSTPAPCQFSLKPAALQKHCLVSSAALAATTTALVATMDKDRMLQEKDKQIEELTRMLRQKQRLVEVLRMQLEHGSRGGPEPLVLVRVKQEPPDKPSVPLSCAHPPFPPPPSAVSCDMDVIKVTVKQEAIEEEEVACETTMQLPETHRLPQSSTQTWEVQELQIEPEQMSIQTKQQQQQHVRLQQSALQLAQQQAIQKLLQQHNIQNQQQMIQNRGQTSESLQKLSQQRKKKSHKQQLKQLQQQQQQQLLQSQQSKQHQQQMQLKQQILLKQQKSFLQQQQNKQLQQIQIQTKIHLKQQQVLIQQKQQAQQQPQQVSQASFSQQSGPLDLLKSDSTPTLVTDSNGNHFLVALTNHITENQRNDAPGNKAINQIALQRVQSAPANLSGHNPVQLPKADSQTKQSMHVEFLKQETKNGEPQQDVALCLSAPPSLQPFFNDQEAAPSGNNTSPPSSQTELCPSLDVLFSPLSPASIKTAASSPDNKDTEHEDDFIDIILQTGEMSTTFKPAPDPSLEHLHPHSSASSSPPPSPLQLLLSPPIPPSCDTPQSASSVQSELLSDTLEEEKLHLGSAGSGRLEDFLESTTGKPLLGVEPGCLLTLIDDLHSQMLCTPSILDHPSSPMDTFDVATEGERGLDGMDWLDFTMGGERGEETPTLCPQTPPSVFSTDFLDSCDLQVHWDSCL; encoded by the exons CCCTGAAAAGTTCAGCTGCCTTCCACGAACAGAGACGGAGCTTGGAACGAGCACGG aCTGAGGACTACCTCAAGAGGAAGATCAGGGCTCGACCGGAGCGCTCTGAACTGATCAGGATGCACATCCTGGAGG AGACGTCAGCAGAGCCGTCACTTCAGGCCAAGCAGATGCAGCTGAAGAGAGCTCGCATCGCCGATGATTTGAACGATAAGATCTCCCACCGGCCGGGCCCCATGGAGCTGATCCACAAAAACATCCTGCCTGTTCACTCCAGCATTAAACAGGCCATCATAG AGACACGGTTTCCAAAGCCTTCGGGTGGTAACTCATCGTGTGATGAGGACAGCAGTTACAGTCTGTCTCCAGAGCAGCCCGTGAGCCAGGAGTCTCCTCTGGGCCTGTTACCTCTGCCCTCTCCAACAGAGACGCTGGCTGGGAGCAGCATCCCGTCTCCTACACAG gtctctcctcctgctccgtctcttccACCAATCTCTGGATCCTCCCCCTCATTCAAGCTGACCAATGGGACGGCAGCATCATCTGCCCAGAGGACAGGGGCGACTTCACATATCAAG TCCCAGCCTAAACCAAACTCTGCACAGAGAcacaagaaacccaaggacaaCAAGCCAAAG attaaaaagttaaagtacCATCAGTACATCCCTCCTGACCAGAAGGGAGATAAAGAGCCTCCGCCCCATCTGGACTCATCTTATGCCAAaatcctccagcagcagcagctcttcttGCAGCTCCAGATCctcagtcagcagcagcagcactataACTACCACGCCATCCTGCCTGCACCACCCAA ACCTCAGACAGATCAGCAGCCATCTTCCTCCTCCAATTCCACGTCTACCTCCTCCCCACCTCGACCCGTCGCCGCCCCGTCAACAGCCCCCTCTAACCAGGGCGGTCACTGCCGTCAGAGTTCTGCTCCTTTCCGTGGGATTAGACCAGCGTCTCTACCTCCGAACCTGGATGAGATGAAG GTCGCGGAGCTGAAGTGCGAGTTGAAGCTGCGCAGCTTGCCAGTCTCCGGCACCAAAAACGACCTCATTGAGAGGCTGAGGAGCTACCAAGAGCTGAATGGAGGCAGCGACAGTACCTCCTCTCTAACAGCAGGGGGTACCACAGGGCCAGGGGCTGAAGCAGCAGGAAAATACTCCAGAACtgctgccaccaccaccaccaccaccatcaacaacaacaacaacacatcacagtttcagtttcagtacCATCAGATATCTTCTCTGACCG TTGATGCAGGCAGCAGTGCAGCCACTCCTCAGCAGCTCATGACCCGTTGTAGTGGCACCGTCACCCCCCCAACTAACTCGCTCTCCCACTCTGACCGCTCGCCAGGCACCATGAGCCCAGAAGATACCAGCTTTAACAGCGACCCCTTGGAAGAGATG ATGAGTTCACCTCTCGCCCCGGTGAGCCATCTGCCGTGTTCAGCTGCTCAGCTTGCAACCAGCATCAAAGAGGAGTCGAAGTGTTCCACCCCGGCACCTTGTCAGTTCTCTTTAAAGCCGGCCGCTCTGCAGAAACATTGCCTGGTCTCATCAGCTGCCCTCGCGGCTACAACAACAGCTCTGGTAGCGACTATGGACAAAGACAGGATGCTGCAGGAGAAAGACAAGCAGATCGAGGAGCTGACCAGGATGCTGAGGCAGAAACAGAGGCTGGTGGAGGTGCTGAGGATGCAGCTGGAGCACGGGAGCAGAGGAGGACCAGAGCCGCTGGTTCTTGTGAGAGTCAAACAAGAACCTCCCGATAAGCCCAGCGTCCCTCTCTCATGTGCTCATCCGCCATTCCCCCCTCCGCCATCGGCCGTTTCATGTGACATGGATGTTATCAAGGTAACTGTCAAACAGGAAGCCATCGAGGAAGAGGAAGTAGCGTGTGAGACGACTATGCAGTTACCAGAAACTCACCGATTACCGCAGTCTTCGACCCAAACTTGGGAGGTGCAGGAGCTCCAAATCGAGCCAGAGCAGATGAGcatacagacaaaacaacaacaacaacagcatgtcCGTCTGCAGCAAAGCGCTCTGCAGCTGGCCCAACAGCAGGCCATACAGAAACTTTTGCAACAGCACAACATTCAGAACCAGCAGCAGATGATTCAGAACCGCGGTCAGACGTCGGAGAGCCTGCAGAAGCTTTCtcagcagaggaagaagaagtctcacaaacagcagctcaagcagctccagcagcagcagcagcagcagctgttgcaGTCACAACAGTCAAAACAACACCAGCAGCAGATGCAGCTGAAGCAACAGATTCTACTGAAGCAGCAAAAGTCgtttttacagcagcagcagaataaaCAACTGCAGCAAATCCAGATACAGACCAAGATACACCTGAAGCAGCAACAGGTGCTGATTCAGCAGAAACAACAGGCGCAACAGCAGCCGCAACAG GTGTCTCAAGCGTCCTTCAGCCAGCAGTCAGGCCCACTGGATCTCCTCAAGAGCGACTCCACCCCGACTCTGGTCACCGACAGCAACGGCAACCACTTCCTCGTTGCACTGACCAATCACATCACAGAGAACCAAAGAAATGATGCACCTGGGAACAAAGCAATAAATCAAATCGCGCTACAG CGAGTACAGTCTGCTCCAGCCAATCTCTCCGGCCACAACCCTGTTCAGCTGCCTAAAGCTGACAGTCAAACAAAGCAGAGCATGCACGTGGAATTTTTGAAGCAAGAGACAAAG AACGGGGAGCCTCAGCAggatgttgctctgtgtttgtCAGCACCTCCCAGTCTGCAGCCTTTCTTCAATGACCAGGAGGCCGCCCCCTCAGGGAACAACACCTCACCACCTTCCTCTCAAACT gagtTGTGTCCTAGTCTGGATGTCTTGTTTAGTCCTCTGTCTCCGGCTTCCATTAAGACCGCTGCCTCATCGCCTGATAACAAA gaTACAGAGCATGAAGATGATTTTATTGACATCATTCTGCAGACAGGAG AAATGTCGACCACCTTTAAACCAGCACCAGACCCTTCTCTGGAACACCTACACCCAcactcctccgcctcctcttctcctcctccctccccactCCAGCTGCTGCTATCTCCCCCCATCCCGCCCAGCTGCGACACCCCGCAGTCGGCCTCCTCGGTGCAGTCCGAGCTTCTGTCCGACACCTTAGAAGAAGAGAAACTACACCTCGGTAGCGCCGGGAGCGGACGCCTGGAAGACTTCCTTGAAAGCACCACGGGTAAGCCTCTCCTGGGGGTGGAGCCCGGTTGCCTGTTGACTCTGATTGATGACCTCCACAGTCAAATGCTGTGCACCCCCAGCATCCTGGACCATCCGTCGTCTCCCATGGATACCTTCGACGTGGCGACGGAGGGGGAGCGAGGGCTGGACGGTATGGATTGGTTGGACTTCACcatgggaggagagaggggagaggaaacCCCCACACTGTGCCCCCAGACACCCCCTAGTGTCTTTTCCACGGACTTCCTGGACAGCTGTGACCTGCAGGTACACTGGGACTCCTGCCTATAG
- the LOC119501353 gene encoding myocardin-related transcription factor B-like isoform X3 → METTFGERPNAGAFIPIPEAVANELQELSLQPAPNLLPVTERKDVLQLKLQQRRSREELVNQGIMPPLKSSAAFHEQRRSLERARTEDYLKRKIRARPERSELIRMHILEETSAEPSLQAKQMQLKRARIADDLNDKISHRPGPMELIHKNILPVHSSIKQAIIETRFPKPSGGNSSCDEDSSYSLSPEQPVSQESPLGLLPLPSPTETLAGSSIPSPTQVSPPAPSLPPISGSSPSFKLTNGTAASSAQRTGATSHIKSQPKPNSAQRHKKPKDNKPKIKKLKYHQYIPPDQKGDKEPPPHLDSSYAKILQQQQLFLQLQILSQQQQHYNYHAILPAPPKPQTDQQPSSSSNSTSTSSPPRPVAAPSTAPSNQGGHCRQSSAPFRGIRPASLPPNLDEMKVAELKCELKLRSLPVSGTKNDLIERLRSYQELNGGSDSTSSLTAGGTTGPGAEAAGKYSRTAATTTTTTINNNNNTSQFQFQYHQISSLTVDAGSSAATPQQLMTRCSGTVTPPTNSLSHSDRSPGTMSPEDTSFNSDPLEEMMSSPLAPVSHLPCSAAQLATSIKEESKCSTPAPCQFSLKPAALQKHCLVSSAALAATTTALVATMDKDRMLQEKDKQIEELTRMLRQKQRLVEVLRMQLEHGSRGGPEPLVLVRVKQEPPDKPSVPLSCAHPPFPPPPSAVSCDMDVIKVTVKQEAIEEEEVACETTMQLPETHRLPQSSTQTWEVQELQIEPEQMSIQTKQQQQQHVRLQQSALQLAQQQAIQKLLQQHNIQNQQQMIQNRGQTSESLQKLSQQRKKKSHKQQLKQLQQQQQQQLLQSQQSKQHQQQMQLKQQILLKQQKSFLQQQQNKQLQQIQIQTKIHLKQQQVLIQQKQQAQQQPQQVSQASFSQQSGPLDLLKSDSTPTLVTDSNGNHFLVALTNHITENQRNDAPGNKAINQIALQRVQSAPANLSGHNPVQLPKADSQTKQSMHVEFLKQETKNGEPQQDVALCLSAPPSLQPFFNDQEAAPSGNNTSPPSSQTDTEHEDDFIDIILQTGEMSTTFKPAPDPSLEHLHPHSSASSSPPPSPLQLLLSPPIPPSCDTPQSASSVQSELLSDTLEEEKLHLGSAGSGRLEDFLESTTGKPLLGVEPGCLLTLIDDLHSQMLCTPSILDHPSSPMDTFDVATEGERGLDGMDWLDFTMGGERGEETPTLCPQTPPSVFSTDFLDSCDLQVHWDSCL, encoded by the exons CCCTGAAAAGTTCAGCTGCCTTCCACGAACAGAGACGGAGCTTGGAACGAGCACGG aCTGAGGACTACCTCAAGAGGAAGATCAGGGCTCGACCGGAGCGCTCTGAACTGATCAGGATGCACATCCTGGAGG AGACGTCAGCAGAGCCGTCACTTCAGGCCAAGCAGATGCAGCTGAAGAGAGCTCGCATCGCCGATGATTTGAACGATAAGATCTCCCACCGGCCGGGCCCCATGGAGCTGATCCACAAAAACATCCTGCCTGTTCACTCCAGCATTAAACAGGCCATCATAG AGACACGGTTTCCAAAGCCTTCGGGTGGTAACTCATCGTGTGATGAGGACAGCAGTTACAGTCTGTCTCCAGAGCAGCCCGTGAGCCAGGAGTCTCCTCTGGGCCTGTTACCTCTGCCCTCTCCAACAGAGACGCTGGCTGGGAGCAGCATCCCGTCTCCTACACAG gtctctcctcctgctccgtctcttccACCAATCTCTGGATCCTCCCCCTCATTCAAGCTGACCAATGGGACGGCAGCATCATCTGCCCAGAGGACAGGGGCGACTTCACATATCAAG TCCCAGCCTAAACCAAACTCTGCACAGAGAcacaagaaacccaaggacaaCAAGCCAAAG attaaaaagttaaagtacCATCAGTACATCCCTCCTGACCAGAAGGGAGATAAAGAGCCTCCGCCCCATCTGGACTCATCTTATGCCAAaatcctccagcagcagcagctcttcttGCAGCTCCAGATCctcagtcagcagcagcagcactataACTACCACGCCATCCTGCCTGCACCACCCAA ACCTCAGACAGATCAGCAGCCATCTTCCTCCTCCAATTCCACGTCTACCTCCTCCCCACCTCGACCCGTCGCCGCCCCGTCAACAGCCCCCTCTAACCAGGGCGGTCACTGCCGTCAGAGTTCTGCTCCTTTCCGTGGGATTAGACCAGCGTCTCTACCTCCGAACCTGGATGAGATGAAG GTCGCGGAGCTGAAGTGCGAGTTGAAGCTGCGCAGCTTGCCAGTCTCCGGCACCAAAAACGACCTCATTGAGAGGCTGAGGAGCTACCAAGAGCTGAATGGAGGCAGCGACAGTACCTCCTCTCTAACAGCAGGGGGTACCACAGGGCCAGGGGCTGAAGCAGCAGGAAAATACTCCAGAACtgctgccaccaccaccaccaccaccatcaacaacaacaacaacacatcacagtttcagtttcagtacCATCAGATATCTTCTCTGACCG TTGATGCAGGCAGCAGTGCAGCCACTCCTCAGCAGCTCATGACCCGTTGTAGTGGCACCGTCACCCCCCCAACTAACTCGCTCTCCCACTCTGACCGCTCGCCAGGCACCATGAGCCCAGAAGATACCAGCTTTAACAGCGACCCCTTGGAAGAGATG ATGAGTTCACCTCTCGCCCCGGTGAGCCATCTGCCGTGTTCAGCTGCTCAGCTTGCAACCAGCATCAAAGAGGAGTCGAAGTGTTCCACCCCGGCACCTTGTCAGTTCTCTTTAAAGCCGGCCGCTCTGCAGAAACATTGCCTGGTCTCATCAGCTGCCCTCGCGGCTACAACAACAGCTCTGGTAGCGACTATGGACAAAGACAGGATGCTGCAGGAGAAAGACAAGCAGATCGAGGAGCTGACCAGGATGCTGAGGCAGAAACAGAGGCTGGTGGAGGTGCTGAGGATGCAGCTGGAGCACGGGAGCAGAGGAGGACCAGAGCCGCTGGTTCTTGTGAGAGTCAAACAAGAACCTCCCGATAAGCCCAGCGTCCCTCTCTCATGTGCTCATCCGCCATTCCCCCCTCCGCCATCGGCCGTTTCATGTGACATGGATGTTATCAAGGTAACTGTCAAACAGGAAGCCATCGAGGAAGAGGAAGTAGCGTGTGAGACGACTATGCAGTTACCAGAAACTCACCGATTACCGCAGTCTTCGACCCAAACTTGGGAGGTGCAGGAGCTCCAAATCGAGCCAGAGCAGATGAGcatacagacaaaacaacaacaacaacagcatgtcCGTCTGCAGCAAAGCGCTCTGCAGCTGGCCCAACAGCAGGCCATACAGAAACTTTTGCAACAGCACAACATTCAGAACCAGCAGCAGATGATTCAGAACCGCGGTCAGACGTCGGAGAGCCTGCAGAAGCTTTCtcagcagaggaagaagaagtctcacaaacagcagctcaagcagctccagcagcagcagcagcagcagctgttgcaGTCACAACAGTCAAAACAACACCAGCAGCAGATGCAGCTGAAGCAACAGATTCTACTGAAGCAGCAAAAGTCgtttttacagcagcagcagaataaaCAACTGCAGCAAATCCAGATACAGACCAAGATACACCTGAAGCAGCAACAGGTGCTGATTCAGCAGAAACAACAGGCGCAACAGCAGCCGCAACAG GTGTCTCAAGCGTCCTTCAGCCAGCAGTCAGGCCCACTGGATCTCCTCAAGAGCGACTCCACCCCGACTCTGGTCACCGACAGCAACGGCAACCACTTCCTCGTTGCACTGACCAATCACATCACAGAGAACCAAAGAAATGATGCACCTGGGAACAAAGCAATAAATCAAATCGCGCTACAG CGAGTACAGTCTGCTCCAGCCAATCTCTCCGGCCACAACCCTGTTCAGCTGCCTAAAGCTGACAGTCAAACAAAGCAGAGCATGCACGTGGAATTTTTGAAGCAAGAGACAAAG AACGGGGAGCCTCAGCAggatgttgctctgtgtttgtCAGCACCTCCCAGTCTGCAGCCTTTCTTCAATGACCAGGAGGCCGCCCCCTCAGGGAACAACACCTCACCACCTTCCTCTCAAACT gaTACAGAGCATGAAGATGATTTTATTGACATCATTCTGCAGACAGGAG AAATGTCGACCACCTTTAAACCAGCACCAGACCCTTCTCTGGAACACCTACACCCAcactcctccgcctcctcttctcctcctccctccccactCCAGCTGCTGCTATCTCCCCCCATCCCGCCCAGCTGCGACACCCCGCAGTCGGCCTCCTCGGTGCAGTCCGAGCTTCTGTCCGACACCTTAGAAGAAGAGAAACTACACCTCGGTAGCGCCGGGAGCGGACGCCTGGAAGACTTCCTTGAAAGCACCACGGGTAAGCCTCTCCTGGGGGTGGAGCCCGGTTGCCTGTTGACTCTGATTGATGACCTCCACAGTCAAATGCTGTGCACCCCCAGCATCCTGGACCATCCGTCGTCTCCCATGGATACCTTCGACGTGGCGACGGAGGGGGAGCGAGGGCTGGACGGTATGGATTGGTTGGACTTCACcatgggaggagagaggggagaggaaacCCCCACACTGTGCCCCCAGACACCCCCTAGTGTCTTTTCCACGGACTTCCTGGACAGCTGTGACCTGCAGGTACACTGGGACTCCTGCCTATAG